The sequence AACCGGTGCCAACCGTGTGCAGCACCATGAGGAGCAAAAATGCAAATAAACGGTCAGGATTTTATCATTATCGGTGAGAACGTCCATACCACGCGGGTGGTACGCCGAAACGGAAAGCTAGTTACGAACAATCCAGATGGAATCGAATCCGTCCGGTATTTGGACACAAACAAAAAACGCCGCTACCTTGTCATCCCCGAATCTATCAAGAAATCTCAAGAGTATGAGGAAGGGCGTGTCAAACATGTTATCATCGCGGTTCAGGCAGCGATGTCAGGTGAAGAACCCCACGCCAGTGAAGGTGTGGAGTACATACGCAAAATCGTCCAACGGCAGGTCGATACCGGCACCGACTTCCTCGATGTCAACGTGGATGAGATTTCGTGGCGACTTGAAGAGCAGAAGGAAGCCATCCGCTGGTTGGTGCAAGCACTCCAGCAGATGTCTGACACACCCTTGTCGATTGATTCCTCCAACAGCGAAATTATCGCAGCAGGACTTGAAGTATACGATANNNNNNNNNNNNNNNNNNNNNNNNNNNNNNNNNNNNNNNNNNNNNACACGAAGGTTATGGTAACAGCCGCCAGTGAATCCGGAATGCCACAGAACCCCGAAGAACGGGTCACCAATGCCTCACGTATGGTAGACGCAGCCAACGACAGAGGAATTGCGATTGAGGACATCTTCATTGACCCGTTATACTTTCCGATTGGGGTGGACACAGAGAACGGCAACCACGCTTTTGAAGCTATCCGGCAGCTCCGTGAGAAATATGGTCCCGCCATCCATATCAGTGGCGGGTTCAGCAACGTCTCCTTCCAAATGCCTTCCCGTCGTCTCATCAATGACGTTTTTATGATTCTCGCAGTCGAAGCCGGTGCGGATAGCGGGATTATTGACCCAGTGACCAATAATCCACAGAAAGCCCTCTCCGTTGATCGAAGGTCAAGAGCCTATCAACTGACTGAAGATATGATGCTGGGCAAGGATCGCTTCTGTAGAACATTCCTGCGTGCCTATCGCAAAGGCGAATTGGAGGGTTGAATCGTGGCAATGTATCAAATTCTATATTGGAAAGATATTCCGGCACAGGTCAGAGTCTTTGAGGGTAGAAAGCCGATCTCACGGCAAATGCCTAAACGTTTTCAGGTTGAGAT is a genomic window of Candidatus Poribacteria bacterium containing:
- a CDS encoding dihydropteroate synthase encodes the protein MQINGQDFIIIGENVHTTRVVRRNGKLVTNNPDGIESVRYLDTNKKRRYLVIPESIKKSQEYEEGRVKHVIIAVQAAMSGEEPHASEGVEYIRKIVQRQVDTGTDFLDVNVDEISWRLEEQKEAIRWLVQALQQMSDTPLSIDSSNSEIIAAGLEVYD
- a CDS encoding dihydropteroate synthase — encoded protein: TKVMVTAASESGMPQNPEERVTNASRMVDAANDRGIAIEDIFIDPLYFPIGVDTENGNHAFEAIRQLREKYGPAIHISGGFSNVSFQMPSRRLINDVFMILAVEAGADSGIIDPVTNNPQKALSVDRRSRAYQLTEDMMLGKDRFCRTFLRAYRKGELEG